A region from the Desulfomarina profundi genome encodes:
- a CDS encoding acyl-CoA dehydratase activase, whose protein sequence is MTKMYLGVDAGSISLDAAIIDQLGRTVAKTVVLTRGQTNRALKKALLEFDEKHPDCSLAGVCITGSGRTLIAETLQTVSVNEITAHAMGTAPLLPENTVCSLLEIGGQDSKFITLKRQNQIVEVLDHSMNSLCAAGTGTFFDGQASRLGISVAELGELAQKAKKAAHVAGRCVVFSKTDIIHHQQSGTRSDELALGLCESAVRNIIGTLIHGRTIHPPLFFTGGVAANRGMCRALLTVLNLHKDQLIVPPDHRLLGAIGAALRARKEETENSPKTIRELLARLTPAETPSCSPGSFTTGPNVILSPSRPSSTRTGQTVDLGFDLGSVSIKWAIVSNESILDEYYAFTRGQPLKALAHALAELRKSPAFADRKVSTVGVTGSGRKLAARLLHADISVNEITAHTTAMRMLNPEVDTLFEIGGQDAKFVRFEGNQIKEFALNTACSAGTGSLLLEESKRLGLDVKELDHMASMTDRAADLQDRCTVFIDSDLVARMQQGVSIEELSRGLLHAVARNYIEKVVGHRKTGSHIVFAGGVSRSHVITQELERLTGKKVTASPWGPFSGAIGAALVAGRSTLPEKEHDLFNLAIPQNLKKSRLFTCKGCGGSCSVRQLEFDDLKFYTGDGCGRWSGKDNEPSDSTTEICRPRNLLDKRIQLWGLDEKNTPLCSQTIGIPRAHQTWDMFPFLKTFFDELGLKIALSPPSTPSSVQHGVTLSRAEQCLPVKIALSHVDMILQKGARALFIPVFGEMEQDPNLEDPVAKRLINCIYSLQLGSVIRATFEKKVNKHRLPLLHPSIPMNPEREKLAVQSLHKALKPLGNFSRSQIRSAFRKGKTSLQAIKEQSAQLGLETLKNTTPEKPVVVLFGRSYTLYDPVLNIQISRRLERLGLTPVPYDTILANSTVPPELSHMQWRTGTEHIRAAAAIKSVTDAYPLFLSYYGCGPDAFIAKSLRQVLGDRLSLQIELDGHSGEAGLETRLEAFADAIFSTSSRKTDRRIKKQNIPLRCPERLKGRTIAMPYFADHVHAFAGALERAEMSVIMMEPATEETRILGEQYCDGGECSPYAMILGDLVKWALDDSLPQDRKGFFITSAKGPCLLAHYAHAFSRVLTDLGAHELLLWNPYGSELPGVMSLSDLMELWRGIVACDYFWRWSVALHPYAREKDDLAKAKEQALHWIRTGVREGSVYENIKKGISIMKAVPVDLSTSKKRFKVGIVGDIYTRVNPLANQGLYDRLEELGCQVLAPPFMLDGQLYDAWTDPIQDFYSRRFGTALKRTVQSAVQLREAARIRRLFPDNPEISFDGTGLDWFRETSLYCNNQSDGYLAQNLGKTLDFIKMGADGILSVMCHNCMVGLTSDALFPKIRANHNNIPIASISYDSIGDTHITTRLEAFVELLRARRKGESAKET, encoded by the coding sequence ATGACGAAAATGTACCTTGGGGTGGACGCAGGCTCAATCAGCCTGGACGCGGCAATAATTGACCAGTTGGGCAGAACTGTGGCAAAAACTGTTGTACTCACCCGTGGCCAGACAAACCGGGCACTGAAAAAGGCCCTTCTGGAGTTTGACGAAAAACATCCTGACTGTTCATTGGCAGGTGTATGTATCACCGGGTCAGGACGAACTCTTATTGCCGAAACTCTCCAGACAGTCAGTGTGAATGAAATAACTGCCCACGCCATGGGTACCGCCCCCCTGCTGCCTGAAAATACTGTCTGTTCCCTGCTTGAAATCGGTGGTCAGGATTCCAAGTTCATAACCCTGAAACGGCAAAATCAGATAGTGGAGGTCCTGGACCATTCCATGAACAGCCTGTGTGCAGCCGGTACCGGTACTTTTTTTGACGGCCAGGCATCCCGACTCGGCATATCAGTTGCCGAACTTGGAGAATTAGCCCAGAAAGCCAAGAAGGCTGCCCATGTGGCCGGCCGCTGTGTTGTCTTTTCAAAAACAGATATCATCCACCACCAGCAGTCCGGAACCAGGAGTGACGAACTGGCCCTCGGTCTCTGTGAAAGTGCCGTACGAAATATCATCGGCACCCTGATTCATGGCAGGACAATCCATCCTCCCCTTTTTTTTACCGGTGGTGTGGCCGCCAATCGTGGAATGTGCCGGGCCCTGCTCACAGTCTTGAATTTACACAAAGACCAGTTGATTGTGCCGCCCGACCATCGTTTACTGGGAGCCATCGGCGCAGCCTTGCGGGCCAGGAAGGAAGAAACAGAAAATTCACCGAAAACAATACGAGAACTCCTTGCCAGGCTGACCCCGGCTGAAACACCATCCTGTAGTCCCGGCTCCTTCACTACCGGCCCAAATGTCATACTGTCTCCTTCCCGACCTTCTTCCACCCGGACGGGTCAAACGGTCGATTTAGGTTTTGACCTGGGCAGTGTCAGCATTAAATGGGCAATTGTTTCCAATGAAAGCATTCTTGATGAATATTACGCTTTTACCAGGGGACAACCCCTGAAAGCCCTGGCTCACGCCCTGGCCGAACTCCGGAAAAGTCCGGCATTTGCAGACAGAAAAGTCAGCACTGTCGGCGTCACAGGTTCCGGTCGAAAACTGGCAGCCAGATTGCTGCACGCTGATATCTCGGTGAACGAGATAACGGCCCATACAACGGCCATGCGCATGCTGAATCCGGAGGTTGACACTCTATTTGAAATTGGAGGTCAGGATGCCAAGTTTGTCCGTTTCGAAGGAAATCAGATCAAGGAATTTGCCCTGAACACTGCCTGTTCAGCCGGTACCGGGTCGCTCCTTCTCGAAGAATCAAAAAGGCTGGGACTGGATGTGAAGGAGCTGGATCATATGGCTTCCATGACAGATCGTGCCGCCGACCTTCAGGATCGATGTACTGTCTTCATCGATTCCGACCTCGTTGCCAGAATGCAGCAGGGTGTGTCGATAGAAGAATTAAGCAGGGGTCTCCTCCATGCTGTGGCCCGCAATTATATTGAAAAGGTTGTAGGTCACAGGAAAACAGGCAGCCATATCGTTTTTGCAGGTGGTGTATCCCGTTCCCACGTAATCACACAAGAACTTGAACGTCTCACGGGGAAAAAAGTCACAGCTTCACCATGGGGACCGTTCAGCGGAGCCATTGGAGCGGCCCTTGTTGCCGGTCGTTCGACTCTTCCCGAAAAAGAACATGATCTCTTCAACCTTGCCATTCCTCAAAATCTCAAGAAAAGCCGTCTGTTCACCTGCAAAGGGTGTGGGGGGAGCTGCTCTGTCAGGCAACTGGAATTTGACGATCTGAAATTTTATACAGGGGACGGTTGCGGTCGTTGGAGTGGGAAGGATAACGAACCGTCCGACAGCACAACAGAAATTTGCCGACCCCGTAACCTGCTGGACAAACGAATTCAGCTCTGGGGACTTGACGAAAAAAACACACCTCTCTGTTCGCAAACCATTGGAATTCCCCGGGCCCACCAGACATGGGACATGTTCCCTTTTCTCAAGACATTTTTTGACGAACTGGGACTGAAAATCGCCCTTTCTCCCCCGAGCACTCCATCTTCTGTTCAGCATGGCGTCACCCTGAGTCGGGCGGAACAGTGTTTGCCTGTGAAAATTGCCCTCTCCCATGTTGATATGATCCTGCAAAAAGGAGCAAGAGCACTTTTTATTCCGGTCTTCGGGGAAATGGAACAGGATCCCAACCTTGAGGATCCTGTGGCCAAACGGCTGATTAACTGCATCTATTCCCTGCAGCTCGGTTCAGTCATCAGGGCAACTTTTGAAAAAAAGGTGAATAAACACCGGCTTCCCCTGCTTCATCCCTCCATTCCCATGAATCCGGAACGGGAAAAACTTGCAGTTCAATCCCTTCACAAGGCATTAAAACCACTGGGTAATTTCTCCAGAAGCCAAATCCGTTCAGCTTTCCGAAAAGGGAAAACCAGTCTGCAGGCCATCAAAGAGCAGTCTGCACAACTCGGCCTGGAAACTCTTAAGAACACAACACCGGAAAAACCGGTTGTTGTTCTCTTCGGCCGATCCTACACCCTGTATGACCCGGTCCTCAATATTCAGATCAGCCGCAGACTTGAACGGCTGGGATTGACCCCGGTACCTTATGATACTATTCTGGCAAACAGCACTGTCCCCCCTGAACTCAGTCATATGCAGTGGCGAACAGGTACGGAACATATCCGGGCAGCGGCAGCCATCAAGTCTGTTACCGATGCCTACCCCCTCTTTCTCTCCTATTACGGCTGCGGACCGGACGCCTTCATTGCCAAAAGCCTGCGCCAGGTCCTTGGGGACCGTCTTTCCCTGCAGATAGAGCTGGATGGACACAGTGGAGAGGCGGGACTTGAAACCCGTCTGGAAGCTTTCGCTGATGCAATTTTCTCAACCAGTTCCCGGAAAACCGATCGCCGGATAAAAAAACAAAATATTCCCCTCCGCTGTCCTGAACGTCTCAAGGGCCGAACCATCGCCATGCCTTATTTTGCAGATCATGTCCATGCCTTTGCGGGAGCCCTGGAGCGGGCGGAAATGTCCGTGATCATGATGGAGCCGGCCACTGAAGAAACCCGTATCCTTGGAGAACAGTATTGCGATGGAGGAGAATGCAGCCCCTATGCCATGATCCTTGGGGACCTGGTGAAATGGGCCCTGGACGACTCTCTACCCCAGGACAGAAAAGGATTCTTTATCACCTCGGCCAAAGGTCCCTGCCTGCTTGCCCACTATGCTCACGCTTTTTCCCGTGTTCTCACGGACCTTGGTGCCCATGAGCTGCTCCTGTGGAACCCGTATGGGTCTGAGCTGCCCGGAGTCATGTCTCTGTCCGACCTGATGGAGTTGTGGCGGGGAATTGTTGCCTGTGATTACTTCTGGCGCTGGAGCGTGGCCCTTCACCCTTATGCACGGGAAAAAGATGATCTTGCGAAGGCCAAGGAACAGGCACTGCACTGGATTAGGACAGGGGTACGGGAAGGTTCAGTTTACGAAAATATCAAAAAAGGTATTTCCATCATGAAAGCCGTACCGGTGGATCTGAGCACCAGCAAGAAACGATTTAAAGTCGGTATCGTCGGCGATATCTATACCCGCGTCAACCCATTGGCCAACCAGGGACTGTATGACAGACTGGAAGAGCTCGGTTGCCAGGTACTCGCACCGCCTTTCATGCTGGACGGTCAGCTCTATGATGCCTGGACGGATCCCATCCAGGATTTCTACAGCAGAAGATTTGGCACAGCCCTCAAACGAACTGTCCAGTCGGCCGTTCAGCTCAGGGAGGCGGCCCGTATCCGCAGGCTCTTTCCCGACAACCCGGAAATCAGTTTTGACGGCACGGGACTCGACTGGTTCCGTGAGACCTCCCTCTACTGCAACAACCAGTCCGATGGTTACCTTGCCCAGAACCTCGGTAAGACTCTGGACTTCATCAAAATGGGTGCAGACGGTATTCTCAGTGTAATGTGCCATAACTGCATGGTCGGCCTCACCTCCGATGCTCTTTTTCCGAAGATACGTGCCAACCACAACAACATTCCCATAGCGTCAATTTCCTATGATTCCATAGGAGATACCCATATTACGACCAGGCTGGAAGCCTTTGTTGAATTACTGAGAGCCCGCAGAAAGGGAGAAAGTGCAAAAGAAACCTGA
- a CDS encoding PilZ domain-containing protein, producing MPFELSVILTFLVSFFSALFVLPNLSIIAKRIGLVDVPNERKMHHVPQPLVGGIGIIISATFSSLVFVPLGGMRGYFSGLALLLLVGFFDDFLELGHRKKFLAQIAATSLLIYLSKVQLHTFGDLLGLGEIVVPAVSWIIWTVTVFCVVGVTNAVNMIDGLDGLAGGFAFIAFIAFAVLASLSSDNTLMLLNLALAGAVLGFLKFNWAPSELFMGDAGSLCLGFSLSFMAIALTQGEASSISPIIVLLVLAVPIADTLTVMLKRIFDRKSPFKPDKTHFHHILVKHGCSEKQAVKILLALVITLSGMGILGTILKLPEPVLFGIFLFYFLCNFLADSFAERIVSLIKAFQRKEKPQNCPAIVHSFLKRLKANRFFRGADRYEVEMAITCSSYSSKFALEGTMLNISRTGFLANIDKLGFVCRECVVTISFPGTAEKQLIDIPVEHLWMSRRGAKQYHGFKFCELEENQALILYEFIDKMEKTVPKNTSKPN from the coding sequence ATGCCTTTTGAGCTCAGTGTAATACTCACTTTTCTGGTGTCTTTCTTTTCAGCACTGTTTGTTTTGCCTAATTTATCAATTATTGCCAAACGGATAGGTCTTGTTGATGTGCCCAATGAGAGGAAGATGCACCATGTACCGCAACCGTTGGTCGGTGGTATCGGTATAATAATTTCGGCGACATTCAGCTCCCTGGTTTTTGTTCCCCTTGGAGGAATGAGAGGGTATTTTTCCGGGCTTGCCCTGCTGCTTCTAGTTGGATTTTTTGATGATTTCCTTGAACTTGGACATCGGAAAAAATTCCTTGCCCAGATTGCAGCAACAAGTCTGCTGATTTATCTCAGTAAGGTTCAACTTCACACTTTTGGCGATTTGCTCGGTCTCGGGGAAATTGTGGTTCCAGCTGTTTCCTGGATTATCTGGACCGTTACTGTTTTCTGTGTTGTGGGGGTAACCAATGCAGTTAATATGATAGACGGACTTGACGGGCTCGCTGGGGGATTTGCCTTTATCGCGTTTATTGCATTTGCCGTGCTGGCCTCCCTGTCGTCAGACAATACCCTGATGCTGCTGAATCTGGCACTCGCCGGGGCTGTTCTTGGCTTCCTGAAATTCAACTGGGCACCGTCAGAATTATTCATGGGTGATGCGGGTAGCCTCTGTCTGGGGTTCTCCCTGTCATTCATGGCCATCGCGCTCACCCAGGGTGAAGCTTCATCCATTTCACCGATAATTGTTCTACTTGTGTTGGCCGTTCCGATTGCTGACACTCTGACGGTTATGTTAAAAAGGATTTTTGATCGTAAAAGCCCCTTCAAGCCTGATAAAACTCATTTTCACCATATTCTGGTAAAACATGGCTGCAGTGAAAAACAGGCCGTCAAGATACTTCTGGCACTGGTAATCACCCTTTCGGGGATGGGTATTCTTGGGACCATTCTGAAATTACCGGAACCTGTTCTTTTTGGGATTTTTCTTTTTTATTTCCTCTGTAATTTTCTGGCTGACAGTTTTGCTGAAAGAATTGTTTCTCTGATCAAGGCCTTTCAGAGAAAGGAAAAACCGCAGAACTGTCCGGCGATTGTTCATTCTTTTTTGAAAAGATTGAAAGCAAACCGTTTTTTCAGGGGAGCGGACAGGTATGAAGTTGAGATGGCCATAACCTGCTCAAGCTATTCTTCAAAATTTGCACTTGAGGGCACTATGCTGAATATTTCCAGAACAGGATTTCTGGCAAATATTGATAAACTTGGGTTTGTCTGCAGAGAGTGTGTGGTGACAATTTCTTTTCCGGGAACGGCGGAAAAACAGTTGATTGATATCCCCGTGGAGCATTTGTGGATGTCCCGTCGAGGCGCAAAACAGTACCATGGTTTTAAATTTTGTGAATTGGAGGAGAATCAGGCGCTTATTTTGTATGAATTTATCGACAAGATGGAAAAAACCGTTCCGAAAAACACCAGTAAACCGAACTGA